One region of Mycolicibacterium insubricum genomic DNA includes:
- a CDS encoding FHA domain-containing protein, protein MEPDRRPWLAVRSGAEWHHLDPDGPLVAVGRDPASQIWLGYDFVSRTHLELSFDDGDWVATDRSSKGIFVNGARRGVVIINDGTVIALAHPDGPTLQFELVGGPPQVVAPASLPAAQPPRELTEPVAMPISELGQLLRLALSSIDGRIATLPAPQNPEFAAAAAPVLADLRALLSVAASATKTTTDAPDLLVAVAEAWRRYDKLLAGSG, encoded by the coding sequence GTGGAACCCGATCGCCGCCCGTGGCTCGCCGTACGCAGTGGTGCCGAGTGGCATCACCTCGATCCCGACGGGCCCCTGGTCGCCGTCGGCCGCGACCCGGCCAGCCAGATCTGGCTCGGCTACGACTTCGTGTCCCGCACCCACCTGGAACTGTCCTTCGACGACGGCGACTGGGTCGCCACCGACCGAAGCAGCAAGGGCATCTTCGTCAACGGGGCCCGACGCGGTGTCGTCATCATCAACGACGGCACGGTGATCGCACTGGCACACCCGGACGGGCCGACGCTGCAGTTCGAGCTGGTCGGCGGTCCGCCGCAGGTGGTCGCTCCGGCATCACTGCCCGCCGCGCAGCCACCGCGCGAGCTGACCGAACCGGTGGCCATGCCGATCTCCGAACTCGGCCAGCTGCTGCGGCTGGCACTCAGCTCCATCGACGGACGCATCGCCACCCTGCCCGCACCGCAGAACCCGGAGTTCGCCGCGGCTGCGGCCCCGGTGCTCGCTGACCTGCGGGCGCTGCTGTCGGTGGCCGCGTCGGCGACCAAGACGACCACCGATGCCCCCGATCTGCTGGTGGCGGTCGCCGAGGCCTGGCGTCGTTACGACAAGCTGCTCGCCGGCAGCGGATAG
- a CDS encoding SpoIIAA family protein, with protein MIDIDLDATTSVVVVRPSGHFEKSDFGQLAEVVDPQIEATGDLAGVIIDAPTFPGWDGLGALVSHIRFVRDHQKHVKKIALVTGSPLGDVAEHLGAHFVSAEIRHFPAGEVDAAQAWIAEGTS; from the coding sequence ATGATCGATATCGACCTCGACGCCACCACCTCCGTCGTCGTCGTGCGCCCTTCCGGCCACTTCGAAAAATCGGACTTCGGGCAGCTCGCCGAGGTGGTCGACCCGCAGATCGAAGCGACCGGGGACCTGGCCGGCGTGATTATCGATGCCCCGACGTTCCCGGGCTGGGACGGGCTGGGTGCGCTGGTGAGCCATATCCGCTTCGTCCGCGACCACCAGAAGCACGTGAAGAAGATCGCCCTGGTGACCGGCTCGCCGCTCGGTGACGTCGCCGAGCACCTCGGCGCGCACTTCGTCTCCGCCGAGATCCGGCACTTCCCCGCCGGTGAGGTCGACGCCGCCCAGGCCTGGATCGCCGAAGGCACCTCCTAA
- a CDS encoding serine/threonine-protein kinase: MTLQPGSVVAGYTIERQIGSGGMGSVFLARHPTLPRSDALKVLSAEFSRDEQFRTRFIREADVAATLDHPNIVRVYTRGQTDDGQLWIAMQYVEGTDADAALRAGTMTPARAIHVVTGVAKALDYAHSRNVLHRDVKPANFLLAGEPGPRERVLLADFGIARALDEANRLTATGSVMVTIAYASPESIEGRAVDYRSDLYSLGCSLYRLLTGRAPFATAGSTTEVMLAHVNTPPPRVTEVMPNLPPAIDAVVARAMAKDPAQRYGSARELAEAAAAAFGMTAPTGPTVSSPYTSGPAPTAGAPMSTPVPAYASNSGPTPAPPTSHSAVKKADPKSGKRKWLIGAALLAVIALVAGGTWFWTGRRPAPAPYPSQTFTHAFGKTKVAARPDAVAAMTLQDADTVLSLGVQPVALVAPGGTVPSWLNPLIKGSPTVLANAEVKGLEPVKPDLIIDTSADESAFKALSEKAPTIAAPKSRALQWTSTDEISWLAKVLGQQAAGEALISKLAVSTAKARRDHEFVGKSISVVNFSAAGLTLQLPNSPAAGYLSQLGFRYKLGGYQFDKIEDGTDAKVGVTEMPIQSADAYGLKSDVVLILRTDPAAKNGGFGGLPSSFSSLTGTSVIVDQPDTVWALTSGGPAAIGYLNTALVDQLAKQIK, translated from the coding sequence ATGACACTGCAACCCGGATCCGTCGTCGCCGGCTACACCATCGAGCGCCAGATCGGCAGCGGTGGCATGGGCTCGGTGTTCCTGGCCCGGCATCCAACCCTGCCGCGCAGCGACGCCCTCAAGGTGCTCTCGGCGGAGTTCTCCCGCGACGAGCAGTTCCGCACCCGATTCATCCGCGAGGCGGATGTCGCGGCCACCCTGGACCACCCGAACATCGTGCGGGTCTACACGCGCGGGCAGACCGATGACGGCCAGTTGTGGATCGCCATGCAGTACGTCGAGGGCACCGACGCCGACGCCGCCCTGCGCGCCGGCACGATGACCCCGGCCCGGGCGATCCACGTCGTCACCGGGGTCGCCAAGGCGCTGGATTACGCGCACAGCCGCAATGTGCTGCACCGCGACGTCAAGCCGGCGAACTTCCTGCTGGCCGGTGAGCCCGGACCGCGCGAACGCGTGTTGCTGGCCGATTTCGGCATCGCCCGCGCGCTCGACGAGGCCAACCGCCTCACCGCCACCGGTTCGGTGATGGTGACCATCGCCTACGCCTCACCGGAGTCGATCGAGGGACGCGCCGTCGACTACCGCTCCGATCTGTACTCGCTGGGCTGCTCGCTGTACCGGCTGCTGACCGGACGTGCACCGTTCGCCACCGCGGGCTCGACCACCGAGGTGATGCTGGCCCACGTCAACACGCCTCCCCCGCGGGTCACCGAGGTGATGCCGAACCTGCCGCCGGCCATCGACGCCGTCGTCGCCCGCGCCATGGCCAAGGACCCGGCGCAGCGCTACGGCAGCGCCAGGGAACTGGCCGAGGCCGCCGCCGCCGCCTTCGGAATGACCGCCCCGACCGGGCCGACGGTATCGAGCCCGTACACCTCGGGACCCGCGCCCACCGCCGGCGCCCCGATGTCCACCCCCGTCCCGGCGTACGCCTCCAACAGCGGCCCCACCCCGGCGCCCCCCACCTCGCACAGCGCCGTGAAGAAGGCCGATCCGAAATCCGGCAAGCGCAAGTGGCTGATCGGTGCCGCACTGCTGGCGGTGATCGCACTGGTGGCCGGCGGGACCTGGTTCTGGACGGGTCGGAGGCCCGCACCGGCGCCGTATCCGTCGCAGACGTTCACCCACGCGTTCGGCAAGACGAAGGTGGCCGCGCGCCCGGACGCGGTGGCCGCCATGACTTTGCAGGACGCCGACACGGTGCTGTCCCTGGGTGTGCAGCCGGTGGCGCTGGTGGCCCCGGGCGGCACGGTGCCGAGCTGGCTCAACCCGCTGATCAAGGGATCCCCGACCGTGCTGGCCAACGCCGAGGTCAAGGGTCTGGAACCGGTGAAACCGGATCTGATCATCGACACCTCCGCCGACGAGTCCGCGTTCAAGGCGCTCTCGGAGAAGGCGCCGACGATCGCGGCGCCGAAGTCCCGCGCCCTGCAGTGGACCTCGACCGACGAGATCAGCTGGCTGGCAAAGGTTCTCGGCCAGCAGGCCGCCGGTGAAGCGCTGATCTCGAAGCTGGCGGTCAGCACGGCCAAGGCGCGCCGCGACCACGAGTTCGTCGGCAAGTCCATCTCCGTGGTGAATTTCTCTGCCGCCGGGTTGACCCTGCAACTGCCCAATTCACCGGCTGCCGGCTACCTGTCCCAACTGGGTTTCCGGTACAAGCTCGGCGGCTACCAGTTCGACAAGATTGAGGACGGCACCGACGCCAAGGTTGGCGTCACCGAGATGCCGATCCAATCCGCGGATGCCTACGGGCTCAAGAGCGACGTCGTACTCATCCTGCGTACGGACCCTGCCGCCAAGAACGGTGGCTTCGGCGGTCTGCCCAGTTCGTTCAGCTCACTGACCGGCACCTCGGTGATCGTCGATCAGCCGGACACGGTTTGGGCCTTGACGTCGGGCGGCCCAGCGGCCATCGGCTACCTGAACACCGCGCTCGTCGATCAATTGGCCAAGCAGATCAAATAA
- a CDS encoding DUF7373 family lipoprotein yields the protein MTISRTRRLAGSVVLLGMLTGCSQVYPGSAQRDPGHDADTVNLALLDTGNYPTKPRDPLGNAEDAAAGAVLEGHRLAENVVFPFDVDKTLLKVGRMGTGVMRRPKAVGAYLESSGLAAAVEPHNYITGYAASANDAHAPDFNQNLYLQNAVLVFKTEADAAAAAAAMADASNTRTSAIDNNALTVTALTIPNHPETVARTWSQHFDLLNKTTYSVIAFTPRGRNVLVQRAISQQDTATATDLATRALDQQLPLIDRFTPTAPDQLVNLPKDPSGLIARMLLPDEDNRTVENGTYGPHGALVFQPDLLAAPALFNELGIDLLIEEDGFLTRAKDAASAERFLDSLAGTQAKSGWEDTDGVAGLPAARCMSKKPDSADGASQYWCAIPQDRFVLEMNAGQALVARQKLAAGYLMLTTS from the coding sequence GTGACGATTTCACGCACCCGCAGACTGGCAGGCTCGGTAGTCCTGCTCGGCATGCTGACCGGCTGCTCCCAGGTGTATCCGGGGTCGGCGCAGCGCGACCCCGGTCATGACGCGGATACCGTCAACCTCGCACTCTTGGACACCGGCAACTATCCGACGAAGCCGCGCGACCCGCTCGGCAACGCCGAGGACGCTGCGGCGGGTGCCGTACTTGAGGGGCACCGCCTAGCCGAGAACGTCGTCTTTCCCTTCGATGTCGACAAGACCCTGCTGAAGGTCGGGCGAATGGGCACCGGGGTGATGAGACGTCCGAAGGCCGTCGGCGCCTATCTGGAGAGCAGTGGGCTCGCCGCTGCCGTCGAACCCCACAACTACATCACCGGCTACGCGGCATCGGCCAACGACGCCCACGCGCCCGACTTCAACCAGAACCTGTACTTGCAGAACGCGGTGCTGGTATTCAAAACGGAGGCGGACGCCGCCGCCGCTGCGGCCGCAATGGCCGATGCATCCAACACCCGCACCTCGGCGATCGACAACAATGCACTGACCGTGACTGCGCTGACGATCCCGAACCACCCGGAAACGGTCGCACGTACCTGGTCACAGCACTTTGACCTGCTGAACAAGACCACCTACTCCGTCATCGCATTCACACCGCGCGGCCGGAACGTCCTTGTCCAGCGGGCCATCAGTCAGCAGGACACAGCAACCGCGACGGACCTGGCCACCAGGGCGCTCGATCAACAGCTGCCGCTGATCGACCGATTCACCCCCACCGCCCCAGATCAGCTCGTCAACCTGCCCAAGGATCCCAGCGGGCTCATCGCCCGGATGCTGCTGCCCGACGAGGACAACCGGACGGTCGAGAACGGCACTTACGGGCCGCACGGTGCGCTGGTGTTCCAGCCGGATCTCCTGGCCGCACCGGCGCTCTTCAACGAGCTCGGCATCGACCTGCTGATCGAGGAGGACGGGTTCCTTACCCGGGCCAAGGACGCCGCCAGCGCCGAGCGGTTTCTGGATTCGCTGGCCGGAACTCAAGCCAAATCCGGATGGGAAGACACCGATGGTGTCGCCGGCCTGCCTGCGGCGCGTTGCATGAGTAAGAAGCCCGATAGCGCCGATGGGGCCAGCCAGTATTGGTGTGCCATCCCTCAGGATCGTTTTGTCCTCGAAATGAACGCTGGTCAAGCGCTCGTGGCTCGACAGAAGCTGGCCGCCGGATATCTCATGCTGACTACGTCGTGA
- a CDS encoding DUF7373 family lipoprotein: MLSVVGLVLIGCARVHSGSAVRAEGYDVGTVYPALLDTGNYPTKPRDPLGIAGNAAAGALLEAHRLADYVVVPFQVDSTLVHASAPQAINDERALAQNLDNQHALEPVLNGHSFVAGFNARAVNGDDRDWDPESWSNDWDESLSNVVAIFARPADAAAAGSAIAAAANPAVSLMNEPYPTSAIDIPRYPGTRAWVHEEPRATEAPWQVVQAFTAHGPYVLVQRAQTPSAGAAADLIAATLDQQIPLVDGFTPTAQDQLANLPVDPSGLQARMIAPKKDESTTTNGQYGRHGALIFQTQPVAAQKAFDELGIDLMVYQNGFLIRAKDAPSARGYFDMEVADQAKQGWTAIDGVPGLPSARCMRKDPRGPYQTAQFWCAVTVDRVVFENSSSNENDVKQKLAAGYLMLTAP; this comes from the coding sequence GTGTTGAGCGTGGTCGGGCTGGTGCTAATCGGCTGCGCCCGGGTACATTCCGGCTCTGCCGTACGCGCTGAGGGATACGATGTCGGCACCGTCTATCCGGCACTGTTGGACACCGGCAATTACCCGACGAAACCACGGGATCCGCTCGGGATCGCCGGAAACGCCGCTGCGGGCGCGCTCCTGGAGGCGCACCGCCTCGCCGACTACGTGGTCGTTCCCTTCCAAGTCGATTCGACACTGGTCCATGCGTCTGCCCCACAGGCCATCAACGACGAAAGGGCCCTGGCTCAAAACCTGGACAACCAGCACGCGCTTGAGCCGGTTCTCAATGGACATAGTTTCGTCGCCGGGTTCAATGCCCGCGCGGTCAATGGAGACGATCGCGATTGGGACCCGGAAAGCTGGAGCAATGACTGGGACGAGTCGCTCAGCAATGTCGTCGCGATCTTCGCCAGGCCCGCAGATGCCGCCGCGGCTGGCTCGGCGATCGCCGCGGCCGCCAACCCAGCCGTCAGTTTGATGAATGAACCCTACCCCACCAGTGCCATCGACATTCCGCGCTATCCCGGCACCCGCGCCTGGGTCCATGAGGAGCCGCGAGCCACCGAAGCTCCTTGGCAGGTCGTCCAAGCCTTCACCGCGCACGGGCCCTACGTGCTGGTACAACGAGCCCAGACTCCGAGCGCTGGTGCCGCGGCCGACCTGATCGCAGCCACTCTCGATCAGCAGATACCGCTCGTCGACGGCTTCACCCCCACCGCCCAGGATCAACTGGCGAACCTGCCGGTGGATCCCAGCGGACTGCAGGCACGCATGATCGCACCCAAAAAGGATGAGAGCACCACCACCAACGGGCAATACGGCAGGCACGGGGCACTGATATTCCAGACGCAACCCGTCGCCGCTCAGAAGGCCTTCGATGAACTAGGCATCGATCTCATGGTGTACCAGAACGGATTTCTGATCCGAGCCAAAGACGCCCCAAGTGCACGGGGCTATTTCGACATGGAGGTTGCCGATCAGGCTAAGCAGGGGTGGACGGCCATCGACGGCGTCCCCGGCCTACCGTCGGCCCGGTGCATGCGCAAAGACCCTCGGGGCCCGTACCAGACCGCCCAGTTCTGGTGCGCCGTCACCGTTGACCGTGTCGTGTTCGAGAATTCTTCCTCGAACGAAAACGACGTCAAACAGAAACTCGCTGCGGGCTACCTGATGCTGACCGCCCCATGA
- a CDS encoding DUF7373 family lipoprotein: protein MAAVASLLTGCAQVYSGEAQRAENYDPGVVNPALLDTGNYPTQPRGPLGKAGSAAAGAILEGHRMADHVVIPFQVDPTRMSQVIVNCAVLNTPESVGQSLFTKGLTPVVAAHNFVTGFVAANTGTLQNAVLMFGSDKDAAGAAAAMTTVVSTQTSSTDHTSIALAPTAIPGYADTAAVRWTVHYESLNSSDTLMVAVTGHDRYVLLQRLIVEQGSVIDPVTLVSRTLDQQLPLIDGFTPTSPDQLVNLPMDPSGLQTRMITPKRDERTAFNGSFGPHAALLFQPTRPVPAQKMFDEVGVDLLINEDGIATRTKDAASAQKYLDWEAASQTTHGWQAIDGVTALPAARCQRKEPEYSSDTVTFWCGVAVDRVVLEITSSYENDAKQKLAAGYLMLTAP from the coding sequence GTGGCCGCGGTCGCCTCTTTGCTGACCGGATGTGCCCAGGTGTACTCCGGCGAGGCACAGCGCGCCGAGAACTACGACCCGGGCGTCGTGAATCCGGCACTGCTGGACACCGGCAACTACCCGACGCAGCCGCGTGGCCCGTTGGGGAAGGCCGGCAGCGCCGCCGCGGGCGCAATTCTCGAAGGACACCGGATGGCGGATCACGTCGTGATCCCCTTCCAGGTCGACCCCACTCGGATGAGTCAGGTGATTGTTAACTGCGCCGTTTTGAACACGCCCGAATCCGTCGGGCAAAGCCTGTTCACAAAGGGGCTGACGCCCGTCGTGGCCGCCCACAATTTTGTCACCGGGTTTGTGGCCGCCAACACCGGCACGCTGCAGAACGCGGTCCTGATGTTCGGGTCCGACAAGGATGCCGCGGGCGCGGCGGCCGCAATGACGACCGTGGTGAGTACCCAGACGTCATCGACCGACCATACGTCGATTGCCTTGGCTCCCACCGCTATTCCCGGCTACGCCGACACAGCCGCAGTCCGGTGGACGGTCCACTACGAATCCCTGAATTCGTCGGACACCTTGATGGTTGCCGTCACTGGACACGACCGTTACGTTCTCCTGCAGAGGCTGATCGTCGAGCAGGGCTCCGTGATCGACCCCGTGACGCTCGTCAGTAGGACATTGGACCAGCAACTCCCGCTGATCGACGGCTTCACGCCCACCTCGCCGGATCAGCTGGTGAACCTGCCGATGGACCCGAGCGGGCTGCAGACACGGATGATCACGCCCAAAAGGGATGAGCGTACGGCGTTCAACGGCAGCTTCGGGCCACACGCGGCCCTGCTGTTCCAACCGACCCGACCGGTTCCCGCACAGAAGATGTTCGACGAGGTGGGCGTCGATCTGCTGATCAACGAAGACGGCATCGCAACGCGAACGAAAGACGCGGCAAGCGCACAGAAATACCTCGACTGGGAAGCAGCCAGTCAAACGACCCATGGTTGGCAAGCCATCGACGGGGTCACGGCTCTGCCTGCGGCACGGTGCCAGCGCAAGGAACCCGAGTATTCGTCCGACACCGTCACCTTCTGGTGTGGCGTCGCCGTCGACCGCGTCGTCTTGGAAATCACTTCGTCGTATGAGAACGACGCCAAGCAGAAACTCGCAGCCGGCTATCTGATGTTGACGGCTCCATGA
- a CDS encoding DUF7373 family lipoprotein — MKRAHRLSAILVLTTVGSFLTGCAQVHSGSVQRADGYDANTVNPALFDTGNYPTKPRAPIGTAGSVNVGRLVEAHRVAENTLLPFQADPTLNHADLPWVIATNRALADYLGNDAIATAVDSHNLIAGFQTRAKDNDDNTQTTKELSNTVVIFGSATDAAAAPTAITASDPPIDSYTKSPYPTTAITIPRHPESRAWAYQARRTDTSSWQIVEAFTARGPYLLAQQAKAQSPAAAADLIAATLDQQGPLIDGFTPTPPDQLASIPLDPSGLEARILLPANRDRTVENGVYGPHGALAFYSRPDEMQRRFTEAGVDLYGHEQSSVLRTRDAKAAGTLLNFTAMNYQRAGYEVTAVVNGLPGARCLRQREAYPGASRTIHCLAQADRYVIDVHAPQETNAKQMVAAQYLLLMST; from the coding sequence ATGAAACGCGCCCACCGGCTCTCCGCCATCCTGGTTTTGACGACGGTTGGGTCATTTCTGACCGGCTGCGCCCAGGTACATTCAGGCTCGGTGCAACGCGCCGACGGCTACGACGCAAACACCGTGAACCCGGCGCTGTTCGACACGGGCAACTACCCGACCAAGCCGAGGGCACCCATCGGCACGGCCGGCAGCGTCAACGTGGGACGGCTGGTCGAGGCCCACCGAGTTGCCGAAAACACCTTGCTGCCGTTCCAGGCCGATCCCACGCTCAACCACGCGGACCTCCCCTGGGTGATCGCGACCAATCGCGCACTGGCGGACTATCTCGGCAACGACGCCATTGCGACAGCGGTCGACAGCCACAATCTGATCGCGGGCTTTCAGACACGAGCGAAAGACAATGACGACAACACACAGACGACGAAGGAGTTGAGCAATACCGTCGTGATCTTCGGCTCCGCCACCGACGCAGCCGCCGCGCCCACGGCAATCACAGCCTCAGATCCCCCGATCGACAGCTACACGAAAAGCCCCTACCCCACCACCGCAATCACCATTCCCCGCCATCCCGAGAGCCGGGCGTGGGCTTACCAGGCGCGCCGCACCGATACCTCCTCGTGGCAGATCGTCGAGGCGTTCACCGCTCGGGGACCGTATCTCCTTGCGCAACAGGCGAAAGCGCAGAGCCCGGCGGCCGCTGCGGACCTGATCGCCGCCACGCTCGATCAGCAGGGCCCGTTGATCGATGGCTTCACGCCGACACCTCCGGATCAGTTGGCGAGTATCCCGCTGGATCCCAGTGGGTTGGAGGCCCGGATCCTGCTGCCTGCCAACAGGGACCGGACCGTCGAGAACGGGGTCTACGGACCGCATGGCGCGCTGGCGTTCTACTCCCGTCCCGACGAAATGCAGCGACGATTCACCGAAGCCGGGGTTGACCTCTATGGCCACGAACAGTCCAGCGTTCTGCGGACCCGTGACGCAAAGGCAGCCGGCACTTTACTCAACTTCACTGCAATGAACTATCAGCGTGCCGGCTATGAGGTGACAGCTGTCGTCAACGGGCTTCCCGGCGCACGCTGTTTGCGCCAACGGGAGGCATACCCGGGGGCATCGCGGACGATTCACTGTCTGGCACAGGCTGACCGATACGTCATCGACGTCCACGCACCCCAGGAAACCAATGCCAAGCAGATGGTCGCGGCCCAGTACCTGTTGCTGATGTCCACTTGA
- a CDS encoding DUF7373 family lipoprotein: protein MIPTRGLLTAAMTLTATGLLLSGCTKVYTGSAQRDPGFDPNAVVLNLLDPGDFSTTPRAALGAAGSFQAGREAEARRVADYTVLPFQVDPTLNHPKTPSSLRNEKSLALALGNEAVTTAADGHRFVSGFEVTATDKDFDYTDDRTETYVTNIVAVFAGADDAAAAAPGIIATAPLPPIDDFSRKTSAATATTIPRYPNTRAWVYQETPTDRTSTQVVQAFTVRGPYLLAQIAKTPTPAASAELVAAILDRQGPLIDTFAPTPFDQLAALPVDPTGLWARLQLPQDSESTGMEGVYGGHAAVTFYDPPDDYQRIFTETGLDLLGIGAPSVLRTRDPAAAAALRDFLVADYTKNGYQPIEKVPGLPGSQCLQETAPSSFGRTHCLTTVDRYVIDAWGMQENRTRQRLAAQYLMLTAP from the coding sequence ATGATACCCACCCGCGGACTTCTCACCGCCGCCATGACTTTGACTGCAACGGGTCTGCTGCTGAGCGGCTGCACCAAGGTGTACACCGGCTCGGCACAGCGCGACCCCGGGTTCGACCCGAACGCCGTCGTGCTGAACCTCCTGGACCCCGGCGACTTTTCGACCACACCGCGGGCTGCGCTAGGCGCGGCCGGCAGTTTTCAGGCGGGCCGCGAGGCGGAGGCCCGCCGCGTCGCCGACTACACCGTGCTGCCGTTTCAGGTGGACCCCACGCTGAACCACCCGAAGACCCCGTCCTCACTCAGGAACGAGAAGTCACTGGCCTTAGCGCTGGGCAACGAGGCCGTTACCACCGCCGCCGACGGCCACCGGTTCGTCTCCGGTTTCGAGGTCACCGCCACCGACAAAGACTTCGACTACACCGACGACCGCACGGAAACCTATGTCACCAACATCGTCGCCGTCTTCGCCGGCGCCGATGACGCGGCCGCGGCGGCACCCGGGATCATCGCCACCGCGCCGCTGCCGCCCATCGACGATTTCAGCCGGAAAACCTCCGCCGCCACCGCGACCACCATTCCGCGCTATCCGAACACCCGCGCCTGGGTCTACCAGGAGACTCCGACCGACAGAACGAGCACCCAGGTCGTGCAGGCGTTCACCGTGCGCGGCCCGTACCTGCTGGCCCAGATCGCCAAAACGCCGACGCCCGCGGCCTCGGCCGAGTTGGTCGCGGCCATCCTGGACCGGCAGGGCCCGCTGATCGACACCTTCGCACCCACCCCCTTCGACCAGTTGGCCGCGCTGCCCGTCGACCCGACCGGGCTGTGGGCACGCCTGCAGCTGCCCCAGGACAGCGAAAGCACGGGAATGGAGGGCGTCTACGGCGGACACGCCGCGGTGACGTTCTACGACCCGCCCGACGACTACCAGCGGATATTCACCGAGACCGGCCTGGACCTACTGGGGATCGGCGCGCCGTCAGTCCTGCGCACCAGAGACCCGGCTGCGGCCGCCGCGCTGCGCGACTTCCTGGTCGCGGACTACACGAAAAACGGGTACCAGCCGATCGAGAAGGTACCCGGGCTCCCCGGATCCCAGTGCCTGCAGGAGACCGCACCCTCGTCGTTCGGGCGGACGCACTGCCTGACGACCGTCGATCGGTACGTAATCGACGCCTGGGGTATGCAGGAGAACCGCACGAGGCAGCGGCTCGCCGCGCAGTACCTGATGCTCACCGCCCCGTGA